The following proteins are encoded in a genomic region of Synechococcus sp. CBW1002:
- a CDS encoding sigma factor-like helix-turn-helix DNA-binding protein → MEGLSLQQAAERLAISAMSVMRAQKKAIAALRQQLSGGC, encoded by the coding sequence GTGGAAGGCCTGTCGCTCCAGCAGGCCGCCGAGCGGCTCGCGATCAGCGCCATGTCGGTGATGCGTGCCCAGAAGAAGGCCATCGCCGCCCTGCGCCAGCAGCTCTCTGGTGGGTGCTGA
- a CDS encoding type II toxin-antitoxin system VapC family toxin, whose product MRLPKDYRFSGREVAVKRFGNGVLLLPIDDPWQLLEAGLEAFEPGCDQPMILLDTNICIYIINAKPAAVVKRFKQFRMGEIGLCSVVAAEWLSGWPKAARPVITKRWRCFSPP is encoded by the coding sequence GTGCGCCTACCCAAGGACTACCGCTTCAGTGGCAGAGAGGTGGCGGTGAAGCGTTTCGGCAATGGGGTGCTGCTGCTGCCGATCGACGATCCCTGGCAACTGCTGGAGGCTGGGCTGGAGGCGTTTGAGCCGGGATGCGATCAACCGATGATCCTGCTCGATACCAACATCTGCATCTACATCATCAATGCCAAGCCAGCGGCGGTGGTGAAGCGGTTCAAGCAGTTCCGCATGGGTGAGATCGGCCTCTGCAGTGTGGTGGCTGCTGAATGGCTTTCGGGGTGGCCCAAAGCGGCTCGACCCGTAATCACCAAGCGCTGGAGATGTTTCTCGCCCCCTTGA
- a CDS encoding TM0106 family RecB-like putative nuclease has translation MSDRLITPTQLALFSRSPVIGAWWEELHQIDQQRAPRPEASSLDQLLFASGLEHEQVLIANLKAAGKTVAELPGRQLEADYAATLEAMRSGADFIWQASLRNTEMRGSADLLERIERPSALGSWSYLPIECKLSSHPKPIYLVQACAYCELLEPILGHRPEHFKLYLGGGRFEEGEQGYPTARFWSWYEQLRHRYRDFRAAFDPSREPEDAPGDHGLWEPFIQQRLEEQRDLILVAGMRRSQRDKLRAAGVTSIDGLAAAAEDQPVAGLDPAVLMRLRDQARLQIASEQRHDGRPAFAVRPIEQQSRGLAMLPAPNDGDIWFDMEGFPDPISGEKLEYLFGACYQDGQGALRFKGWWAHSPAEEKQAFDEFVEWVQQRRERYPDLHVYHYASYEKTALGNLASRHQIHQALIDQWLRDELLVDLYPIVRNGLLIGADSYSIKKVERLYGDPRDGEVDNAADSVVQYAEWRKSGQPVVPGAATGQSPLLQALQDYNAKDCQVTAGLHRFLLALPQMAQIPFRRNRWGGAAEREAEDGEFTAYEKELEVAARELLAELPSTITDEDATGPRGLSWRLQRLLAQLIDFHEREGKVEWWEFFHRLQMTPEEREDDSEVIAGARLESVDALTRQSNGYRYRFDANQPLKLSAGGLSPRFALVPLQCAGDRLVPLAPLDRSEGKALDLEGFLDEEQADRVTIKISHKLLAQLKEAGLPGGDLPRQADLVPLPKQIYKRMLAHLVRLAQGWVFEGKPLPQAFVHLVGRRSIPQLEGLNDRIRQAPGTEAAELTAFLQEADGVGLSLQGPPGTGKTTVTGAVIAALVQAGQRVAVTSTTNEAINNVLSKVQTCLDACGSDALVVKASSSTSHHSDQKALTGTRAQALREADLPADPAVLGGTVFTLVKESYDGAPFDLLVIDEAGQVSLSNLLFMSRVARNILLVGDQQQLSQPNRAAHPGDSGLSCIDYVMAGQAVVPPDRGVFLATSWRMPPPLTQVVSELFYEGQLQAAEGNHANQVLWDGQPQGLRFDAISHSGNSTLCEEEVEHIAALVDQLLGRTYRRAGGVEGVLSGRDILITAPYNLQVNRLKKRLGTKARVGTVDKFQGQEAPVAIHSLTASDADSAPRGLEFLLAPNRVNVAISRAQCLSIVVGSPQLATGLSNSISNVEQLSRLCRLMATGQEKGMP, from the coding sequence ATGTCCGACCGCCTGATCACCCCCACCCAGCTGGCCCTGTTCAGCCGCAGCCCGGTGATCGGCGCCTGGTGGGAGGAGCTGCACCAGATCGATCAGCAGCGGGCCCCACGGCCTGAGGCCAGTTCGCTGGATCAGTTGCTGTTCGCTTCCGGCCTGGAGCATGAACAGGTGCTGATCGCCAACCTCAAGGCCGCCGGCAAAACGGTGGCTGAACTGCCCGGCCGCCAGCTGGAGGCGGACTACGCCGCCACCCTGGAGGCGATGCGCTCCGGCGCCGACTTCATCTGGCAGGCCTCGCTGCGCAACACAGAGATGCGCGGGTCCGCAGACCTGCTGGAACGGATCGAGCGGCCCTCAGCCCTGGGGAGCTGGAGCTATCTCCCGATCGAGTGCAAGCTCTCCAGCCACCCCAAGCCGATCTATCTGGTGCAGGCCTGCGCCTACTGCGAACTGTTGGAGCCGATCCTTGGTCACCGGCCCGAGCACTTCAAGCTCTATCTGGGTGGCGGCCGCTTCGAGGAAGGGGAGCAGGGCTATCCCACCGCCCGCTTCTGGAGCTGGTACGAGCAACTGCGACACCGCTACCGCGACTTTCGCGCCGCCTTTGATCCCAGCCGGGAGCCGGAGGATGCTCCAGGCGACCACGGCCTCTGGGAGCCGTTCATCCAGCAACGGCTGGAGGAGCAGCGCGATCTGATCCTGGTGGCCGGCATGCGCCGCAGCCAGCGCGACAAACTCCGCGCCGCCGGCGTCACCAGCATCGATGGGCTGGCCGCCGCGGCGGAGGATCAGCCGGTGGCCGGCCTGGATCCGGCCGTTCTGATGCGCTTACGGGATCAGGCCCGACTTCAGATCGCCAGCGAGCAGCGGCATGACGGGCGGCCAGCCTTTGCGGTTCGGCCCATCGAGCAGCAGAGCCGCGGGCTGGCGATGCTGCCGGCTCCGAATGACGGCGATATCTGGTTCGATATGGAGGGCTTCCCCGATCCGATCAGTGGCGAGAAGCTCGAATATCTCTTTGGCGCCTGCTACCAGGATGGGCAGGGCGCGTTGCGGTTCAAGGGCTGGTGGGCCCATAGCCCCGCCGAGGAGAAGCAGGCCTTTGATGAATTCGTGGAGTGGGTACAGCAGCGCCGTGAGCGCTATCCGGATCTGCACGTCTATCACTACGCCAGCTACGAGAAAACAGCGCTCGGCAATCTCGCCTCACGCCACCAGATCCACCAGGCCCTGATCGACCAGTGGCTGCGTGATGAGCTGCTGGTGGATCTCTATCCGATCGTGCGCAACGGCCTGCTGATCGGCGCTGACAGCTACTCGATCAAGAAGGTGGAGCGTCTCTACGGCGATCCTCGCGATGGTGAGGTGGACAACGCCGCCGATTCGGTGGTGCAGTACGCCGAATGGCGCAAGTCCGGCCAACCGGTGGTGCCCGGTGCTGCCACCGGCCAGAGCCCCCTGCTCCAGGCTCTGCAGGACTACAACGCCAAGGACTGCCAGGTCACCGCAGGACTGCACCGCTTCCTGCTCGCCCTGCCCCAGATGGCGCAGATCCCCTTCCGGCGGAATCGGTGGGGTGGCGCAGCCGAGCGCGAAGCGGAAGACGGCGAGTTCACGGCCTACGAGAAGGAGCTGGAGGTCGCGGCGCGCGAGCTTTTGGCCGAGCTCCCGTCGACGATCACGGATGAGGACGCCACCGGTCCTCGTGGCCTCAGCTGGCGGCTGCAGCGCCTGCTCGCCCAGCTGATCGACTTCCACGAGCGCGAAGGCAAGGTGGAGTGGTGGGAGTTCTTCCACCGCCTGCAGATGACGCCGGAGGAGCGGGAGGACGACAGCGAGGTGATCGCCGGGGCCAGGCTGGAAAGCGTGGACGCACTGACGCGTCAGTCCAACGGCTACCGCTACCGCTTCGATGCCAACCAGCCCCTGAAGCTGTCCGCAGGAGGACTGTCTCCGCGCTTCGCGCTGGTGCCTCTCCAATGCGCCGGTGATCGACTGGTACCGCTGGCCCCGTTGGACCGAAGCGAGGGCAAGGCCCTGGATCTCGAGGGCTTTCTGGATGAGGAGCAGGCCGATCGGGTGACGATCAAGATCAGCCACAAGCTGTTGGCGCAGCTCAAGGAAGCCGGATTGCCTGGGGGCGATCTGCCGCGCCAGGCGGATCTGGTGCCCCTGCCCAAGCAGATCTACAAACGCATGCTGGCCCATCTGGTGCGGCTGGCCCAGGGCTGGGTATTCGAGGGCAAGCCTCTGCCGCAGGCGTTCGTGCACCTGGTGGGGCGCCGCTCGATCCCCCAGCTGGAAGGCCTGAACGATCGCATACGCCAGGCCCCTGGTACGGAGGCCGCAGAGCTTACGGCGTTCCTGCAGGAGGCTGATGGCGTCGGCCTGTCGCTCCAGGGGCCGCCTGGCACCGGCAAAACCACCGTCACCGGTGCGGTGATCGCTGCCCTGGTGCAGGCCGGCCAGCGGGTGGCGGTGACCTCCACCACCAACGAGGCGATCAACAACGTGCTCAGCAAGGTGCAGACCTGTCTCGATGCCTGCGGTAGCGATGCCCTGGTGGTGAAGGCCTCCAGCAGCACCAGCCACCACAGCGATCAGAAGGCATTGACTGGGACGCGTGCCCAGGCCCTCAGAGAAGCGGACCTGCCAGCTGACCCCGCCGTGCTCGGCGGCACGGTCTTCACCCTGGTGAAGGAGTCCTACGACGGAGCGCCCTTCGATCTGCTGGTGATCGATGAGGCCGGCCAAGTGTCGCTCAGCAACCTGCTGTTCATGAGTCGGGTGGCGCGCAACATCCTTTTGGTGGGCGATCAGCAGCAGCTCTCCCAGCCCAACCGCGCCGCCCATCCGGGTGACAGCGGCCTGAGCTGCATCGACTACGTGATGGCAGGTCAGGCGGTGGTGCCACCCGATCGCGGCGTCTTCCTGGCCACCAGCTGGCGCATGCCACCGCCGCTCACCCAGGTGGTGTCAGAGCTGTTTTATGAGGGTCAGCTGCAGGCAGCCGAAGGCAACCACGCCAATCAGGTGCTCTGGGATGGTCAGCCGCAGGGCCTGCGGTTCGATGCCATCTCCCATAGCGGCAACAGCACCCTGTGCGAGGAGGAGGTGGAGCACATCGCCGCGCTGGTGGATCAGCTGCTCGGCAGGACCTACCGACGGGCGGGTGGCGTGGAGGGAGTGCTCAGCGGCCGGGACATCCTGATCACCGCCCCTTACAACCTGCAGGTGAACCGGCTGAAGAAACGCCTGGGCACCAAGGCCCGCGTCGGCACTGTCGACAAGTTCCAGGGCCAGGAGGCGCCGGTGGCGATCCATTCGCTCACCGCCAGCGATGCCGACTCCGCCCCCCGCGGCCTGGAGTTTCTGTTGGCGCCCAACCGCGTCAACGTGGCGATCAGCCGCGCCCAGTGTCTCTCGATCGTGGTGGGGTCGCCTCAGCTGGCCACAGGCCTCAGCAACAGCATCAGCAATGTGGAGCAGCTCAGCCGCCTGTGCCGGTTGATGGCGACAGGGCAGGAGAAGGGCATGCCGTGA
- a CDS encoding M28 family peptidase — protein sequence MSATTPVDSGSSAAESASQRVLADLQLLARPRHARWDALGLMAVRSVVLERLQAFGPVDQHCFGEGADAGVNLILRLPGRRHELPPLLVAAHYDGPLGSPGADDNATGVAALLELGRRWALTPPRRPVWLVAFDQEEWGMLGSRALARQLRDSAQPLHLMLSLEMLGYTAKQQNYPLKAMRAVYGSRGDFIALVANTGAAALLPGLSRGMGAHVTTKVLPVPFKGRLLPDVRLSDHSPFWDAGYNAVMVTDTSFLRNPNYHRSSDTIDSLDLPFLLAVIDGLEAAIGQMD from the coding sequence ATGTCAGCCACCACCCCAGTCGATTCCGGATCCTCGGCTGCTGAGTCAGCGTCTCAGCGGGTGCTGGCTGATCTGCAGCTGCTCGCCCGTCCGCGCCATGCCCGCTGGGATGCGCTGGGGCTGATGGCGGTGCGCAGCGTTGTGCTGGAGCGGCTGCAGGCCTTCGGTCCGGTGGATCAGCACTGCTTCGGGGAGGGGGCAGATGCCGGTGTGAACCTGATCCTGCGGCTGCCCGGACGGCGCCATGAGCTGCCGCCGCTGCTGGTGGCCGCCCATTACGACGGGCCGCTGGGCTCCCCCGGTGCCGACGACAACGCCACCGGCGTGGCGGCCCTGCTGGAACTGGGCCGCCGCTGGGCGCTGACGCCACCGCGGCGGCCGGTGTGGCTGGTGGCCTTTGACCAGGAAGAGTGGGGCATGCTCGGCAGCCGTGCCCTGGCTCGGCAGCTGAGGGACAGCGCTCAGCCTCTGCACCTGATGCTGAGCCTGGAGATGCTGGGTTACACGGCGAAGCAGCAGAACTACCCCCTGAAGGCGATGCGGGCTGTGTACGGCAGCCGCGGTGACTTCATTGCACTGGTGGCCAACACCGGCGCGGCGGCCTTGCTGCCTGGCCTCAGCCGCGGCATGGGTGCCCACGTGACGACGAAGGTGCTTCCGGTGCCGTTCAAGGGACGGCTGCTGCCGGATGTGCGCCTGAGCGACCACAGCCCCTTCTGGGATGCGGGCTACAACGCTGTGATGGTGACCGACACCTCCTTCCTGCGCAACCCGAATTACCACCGCTCCAGCGACACGATCGACAGCCTCGATCTGCCCTTTCTGCTGGCGGTGATCGATGGGCTGGAGGCCGCCATTGGCCAAATGGATTAG
- a CDS encoding LysR family transcriptional regulator, which produces MPRHPTADAYRIPEMLRDLVLVDMLELTGSTQAAAELLQVSQPTASRRYRRVANDLGLQSDRCLPPGRRYGDAPWLRLLRRGVNHHRLSSGVLRLGGAAELEPLLLPLLPPRLVVQWIRLPMRSLPHRQQLLEEELLDGLVLRHDELDSAHCSAAPMQLTLTCAGPLWLLCRPDPVVLALARQLLS; this is translated from the coding sequence ATGCCCCGCCATCCCACTGCTGACGCTTACCGGATTCCGGAGATGCTGCGGGATCTGGTGCTGGTGGACATGCTGGAGCTCACCGGCAGCACCCAGGCGGCAGCCGAGCTGCTGCAGGTGTCGCAGCCGACGGCAAGCCGGAGGTACCGACGGGTGGCCAACGACCTGGGCCTGCAGAGCGACCGCTGCCTTCCCCCTGGCCGCCGTTACGGCGATGCGCCCTGGCTGCGCCTGCTGCGCCGAGGGGTGAACCATCACCGACTGAGCAGCGGGGTGCTGCGGCTCGGTGGTGCGGCTGAGCTGGAGCCGCTGCTGCTGCCGCTGCTTCCGCCCCGCTTGGTGGTGCAGTGGATCCGTCTGCCCATGCGCAGCCTGCCCCATCGGCAGCAACTGCTGGAGGAGGAACTGCTCGATGGCCTGGTGCTGCGCCATGACGAGCTTGACTCCGCCCACTGTTCAGCCGCCCCGATGCAGTTGACGCTCACCTGCGCTGGACCGCTGTGGCTGCTCTGCCGGCCGGATCCCGTCGTTCTGGCTCTTGCCCGACAGCTGCTGAGCTGA
- a CDS encoding IS5 family transposase: protein MRGQRERSGSLFSYVSIEDRIPAGHPLRRIRKLADQALDRLNPTFCDLYAAEGRPSVPPEQLLLASLLQAFYGIRSERLLLEQLHYNLLFRWFVGLSPDDPIWHPTTFTKNRERLLNEQVMGKFLEKLMGAPEVKPLLSDEHFSVDGTLLQAWASHASLERIDGQDDPPPPPSGPGEGFGAPKPGKKRAKGDFRGIKLSNKTHRSGSDPDALLARKSNAHPAQPSYRGHVLMDNRHALIVDCKVTQATGTGERDAAKAMAADRPGAHQKTIGADKHYDTRGFVAEMRRIGVTPHVVQNTARSGGSAIDGRTTRHVGYAKSIHARRGIEKVFGWIKQWGGLRQFKLRGTEKVSAVFGLNVIAYNLIRLGNLLKPAMAAA, encoded by the coding sequence ATGCGAGGTCAACGGGAGCGCAGCGGCTCCCTGTTCTCCTACGTGTCGATTGAGGATCGGATCCCGGCCGGCCATCCGCTGCGGCGGATCCGCAAGCTGGCCGATCAGGCCCTCGATCGCCTCAATCCCACCTTCTGTGATCTGTACGCCGCAGAAGGCCGGCCATCAGTGCCGCCGGAGCAACTGCTGCTGGCCTCGTTGCTGCAGGCGTTCTACGGCATCCGCTCGGAGCGGTTGCTGCTCGAGCAGCTCCACTACAACCTGCTGTTCCGCTGGTTTGTGGGGCTGAGCCCAGATGATCCGATCTGGCATCCCACCACATTCACAAAAAACCGGGAGCGGCTGCTGAACGAGCAGGTGATGGGGAAGTTCCTGGAGAAGCTGATGGGTGCTCCGGAGGTCAAGCCGCTGCTCAGTGACGAGCACTTCTCCGTCGATGGCACCTTGCTGCAGGCCTGGGCCTCCCATGCCTCACTGGAGCGGATCGATGGGCAGGACGATCCGCCGCCACCGCCGTCAGGCCCTGGCGAGGGTTTTGGCGCTCCAAAGCCCGGCAAGAAGCGAGCGAAAGGGGATTTCCGAGGCATCAAGCTCAGCAACAAGACCCACCGCTCCGGCAGTGATCCCGACGCCTTGCTGGCCCGGAAATCCAACGCCCACCCGGCTCAACCGAGCTACCGGGGTCATGTGCTCATGGACAACCGCCATGCCCTGATCGTCGATTGCAAGGTCACGCAAGCCACGGGCACCGGGGAGCGGGATGCCGCCAAAGCCATGGCCGCGGATCGTCCCGGTGCCCACCAGAAAACCATCGGTGCCGACAAGCACTACGACACCAGGGGCTTTGTCGCCGAGATGCGCCGCATCGGCGTGACGCCGCACGTGGTGCAGAACACCGCCCGATCTGGTGGTTCCGCCATCGATGGCCGCACCACCCGCCACGTGGGCTACGCCAAGTCGATCCATGCCCGCCGCGGCATCGAGAAGGTGTTTGGCTGGATCAAACAGTGGGGAGGTCTGCGCCAGTTCAAGCTGCGCGGCACCGAGAAGGTGAGTGCGGTGTTCGGCCTGAATGTGATCGCCTACAACCTGATCCGCCTGGGCAACCTGCTCAAACCGGCGATGGCGGCGGCGTGA
- a CDS encoding VWA domain-containing protein produces the protein MLFSSPEARSLLANRHRRTPCVLLLDTSWSMEGEKISRLNAGFRAFRDDILRNPMAAQSVELCVISFGPVTVQSEFALLREMAPLQLEADGITPLKQALELAMLKVTERKQTYREHGISYYRPWIFLLTDGEPTDNEGGFSSSYRQLLQPLQLAATEKKFTLFTIGIDVSEQGREVLSELSRPFGGRCLDLANLKFEEMFLWLSGSLSRVSQSAPGEAVQLVDPRSGDDLYDGWVL, from the coding sequence ATGCTCTTCTCCAGTCCCGAGGCCCGCAGCCTCCTGGCCAACCGTCACCGCCGTACCCCCTGCGTGCTGCTGCTCGACACCTCCTGGTCGATGGAGGGCGAGAAGATCAGCCGGTTGAACGCCGGCTTCCGCGCTTTCCGCGACGACATCCTGCGCAACCCCATGGCCGCCCAGAGCGTTGAGCTCTGCGTGATCAGCTTCGGGCCAGTGACAGTGCAGAGCGAGTTCGCCCTGCTGCGCGAGATGGCCCCACTGCAGCTGGAGGCCGATGGCATCACCCCCCTCAAGCAGGCTCTCGAGCTGGCGATGCTCAAGGTCACCGAGCGCAAGCAGACCTACCGCGAGCACGGCATCAGCTACTACCGCCCCTGGATCTTCCTGCTCACCGATGGGGAACCCACCGACAACGAAGGGGGGTTCTCCAGCAGCTACCGCCAGCTTCTGCAGCCCCTGCAGCTGGCGGCGACGGAGAAGAAGTTCACGCTGTTCACCATCGGCATCGACGTCTCCGAGCAGGGCCGGGAGGTGCTCAGCGAGCTCAGCCGGCCGTTCGGCGGCCGCTGTCTCGACCTGGCCAACCTGAAGTTCGAGGAGATGTTCCTGTGGCTCTCGGGCAGCCTCAGCCGCGTCTCCCAGTCGGCACCGGGTGAGGCGGTGCAGCTGGTGGATCCCCGCAGTGGCGACGACCTCTACGACGGCTGGGTGTTGTGA
- a CDS encoding protein phosphatase 2C domain-containing protein — protein MTRLPRCVGATIRGERHVARGEPCCDALWIPPRRSDLAGFVICDGAGGSATVARAAAAGARAGGAALRLLHRALRRELANGGPAVLAPALVAPGLKARFLAAFRHRSSAGHRPGGPRADHTLLGCLWDRQLLLLARVGDSSLLLRRQGRWQLPLPPAKGDYANETCFLRPSTGPADLDLWCTAAPSVEAVIGFSDGLEAAFLAPAAGEPERLHPNHQLADLVLRKHQRRQGWRGYRRWLTRSLADPAIQALSDDDRTLVMAAR, from the coding sequence GTGACCCGGCTGCCCCGCTGCGTGGGGGCCACGATCCGGGGCGAGCGACACGTCGCCCGGGGCGAACCCTGCTGCGATGCCCTCTGGATCCCGCCCCGCCGCTCAGACCTGGCGGGGTTCGTGATCTGCGACGGTGCCGGTGGTTCCGCAACCGTGGCTCGGGCAGCCGCGGCTGGGGCGCGAGCGGGCGGGGCTGCCCTGCGGCTGCTCCACCGTGCCCTGCGCCGTGAGCTGGCCAACGGTGGACCGGCAGTGCTGGCGCCAGCGCTTGTGGCACCTGGACTCAAAGCACGGTTTCTGGCTGCCTTCCGCCATCGCAGCAGCGCCGGCCATCGCCCCGGCGGGCCAAGGGCCGATCACACCCTTCTGGGTTGCCTGTGGGACCGTCAGCTGTTGCTGCTGGCGCGGGTGGGCGATTCCAGCCTGCTGCTGCGCCGCCAGGGCCGTTGGCAGTTGCCGCTGCCGCCCGCCAAGGGTGACTACGCCAACGAGACCTGCTTCCTGCGGCCCAGCACCGGTCCGGCGGATCTTGATCTGTGGTGCACGGCGGCGCCATCGGTGGAGGCGGTGATCGGCTTCTCCGATGGCCTGGAAGCGGCCTTCCTGGCCCCCGCCGCAGGAGAGCCGGAACGGCTGCATCCCAATCACCAGCTGGCCGACCTGGTGCTGCGGAAGCACCAGCGCCGCCAGGGCTGGCGTGGCTACCGGCGCTGGCTGACCCGATCGCTGGCAGATCCCGCCATCCAGGCGTTGAGCGACGACGACCGCACGTTGGTGATGGCCGCCCGCTGA
- a CDS encoding PIN domain-containing protein — protein MFLAPLMILPFDEPAVWAYGDLRANLERRGTPIGSLDTMIAAHALSQQATLITNYLHELSQVTGLHVEHWVPAA, from the coding sequence ATGTTTCTCGCCCCCTTGATGATCCTGCCGTTTGACGAGCCTGCTGTCTGGGCCTATGGCGATCTACGGGCGAATCTGGAACGCCGTGGCACTCCGATCGGCTCGCTCGACACGATGATCGCCGCCCATGCTCTCAGCCAGCAAGCCACGCTGATCACCAACTACCTGCACGAGCTATCCCAGGTGACTGGCCTGCACGTGGAACACTGGGTACCCGCTGCCTAG
- a CDS encoding AAA family ATPase: MSTSPLRCHLLIGPPGSGKTTLAHALAPLLSGAGGEPGLVLSTDAIRAELFGDAAVQGPWDEIRALLLRRLHGAVEAGTPVIIDATHARRPWRLLYTQGLQLPRPVEWIGWWLTTPLEQCKAWALRRDRPVPEAVIEEFHASLNHKTFKPDRSEGFAVIVALNPAAGEGDTADLSRRLAALDGRIRNSLNRQRSKDSQCHRYSRLLDLERLLFLIRLLTSFNGLDENDPGTASALMQICNPPPRGDLAERAAAYLASWKEVHGGNSDGYGDAAAIRGDLAWLESNGFFRLDWQGDRPILLAPAAELAGSSVHGGSPALADAATFRRVFTLLRHILKEPFDAPDPTDSAPGQNSAPAKESAVPPRRKRARRSSSEYGPLYRHLLGRMGEIEGAYAADDEAVLRYDLEHALRPYGFLPRVKGRPHSLRQGYAIGSALLSADQLLEVHALLKASLDRLSDQSQKPLLLTLEDRLRRAGLLDAAGVAPGQRHPKRALANRSFTEERQGSLADPQLTPRLERAIRDRRRVWLRHRPDPVDQARRQRGDDGRFRAWPLQLLFHNISWYLAFETFHFGRSDGLGLIRILRLDRLVLLNEDGNTRRSNEAEHNQAMERLQRLLHVCGGLYFGESIEEQLAVMPQQTRRSEPGHRPEGADPYSLLRFSCNAAVFRLIREEPRRFPPEHTAYSRPLGGEADLEPGPRDSLDPNPAGDSHPYPVEIRLPRWTLQHDWDLRTWLFRWGAGIRIEQPIELREIQLQQAQAVVDLYTN; encoded by the coding sequence ATGAGCACCAGCCCCCTGCGCTGCCACCTGCTGATCGGTCCCCCCGGCAGTGGCAAGACCACCCTGGCCCATGCGTTGGCGCCACTGCTGTCAGGTGCCGGTGGCGAGCCGGGGCTGGTGCTCTCCACCGATGCGATCCGCGCCGAGCTGTTCGGCGATGCGGCCGTGCAGGGCCCCTGGGATGAGATCCGCGCCCTGCTGCTGCGGCGGTTGCATGGCGCCGTGGAGGCGGGCACACCGGTGATCATCGATGCCACCCACGCCCGCCGGCCCTGGCGGCTGCTCTACACCCAGGGGCTGCAGCTGCCCCGTCCGGTGGAGTGGATCGGCTGGTGGCTCACCACGCCGCTGGAGCAGTGCAAGGCCTGGGCCCTGCGGCGCGACCGCCCAGTGCCCGAGGCGGTGATCGAGGAGTTCCACGCCAGCCTCAACCACAAGACATTCAAGCCCGATCGGTCGGAGGGTTTTGCGGTGATCGTCGCCCTCAACCCGGCAGCGGGCGAGGGGGATACCGCGGATCTCAGCAGGCGCCTGGCGGCCCTCGATGGCCGCATCCGCAATTCCCTCAACCGCCAACGCAGCAAGGACTCCCAGTGCCATCGCTATTCGCGACTGCTGGATCTGGAGCGGCTGCTGTTCCTGATCCGCCTGCTCACCAGCTTCAACGGCCTCGACGAGAACGACCCGGGCACGGCCTCGGCGCTGATGCAGATCTGCAATCCCCCGCCCCGGGGGGATCTGGCCGAACGGGCCGCCGCCTACCTGGCCAGCTGGAAGGAGGTCCATGGCGGCAACAGCGACGGCTATGGCGATGCAGCCGCCATCCGCGGTGACCTGGCCTGGCTGGAGTCCAACGGCTTCTTCCGCCTCGATTGGCAGGGCGATCGACCGATCCTGTTGGCGCCGGCCGCAGAGCTGGCAGGCAGCAGCGTGCATGGCGGCAGTCCAGCCCTGGCTGATGCGGCCACCTTCCGGCGGGTCTTCACTCTCTTGCGCCACATCCTCAAGGAACCCTTCGACGCGCCCGATCCCACCGATTCTGCCCCTGGCCAGAATTCCGCCCCTGCCAAGGAGTCCGCTGTGCCACCGCGCCGCAAGCGCGCCAGGCGATCCAGCAGCGAGTACGGCCCCCTCTACCGCCATCTGCTCGGCCGCATGGGGGAGATCGAGGGCGCTTATGCCGCCGACGATGAGGCCGTGCTCCGCTACGACCTCGAGCACGCCCTGCGGCCCTACGGCTTTCTGCCCCGGGTGAAGGGCAGGCCCCACAGCCTGCGGCAGGGGTATGCGATCGGCAGTGCCCTGCTCTCAGCCGATCAGCTGCTGGAGGTCCATGCGCTGCTCAAGGCTTCGCTCGATCGCCTCAGCGATCAGTCGCAGAAACCTTTGCTGCTCACCCTGGAAGATCGCCTCAGGCGCGCCGGCCTGCTGGATGCAGCCGGCGTGGCGCCTGGCCAACGCCATCCCAAGCGGGCCCTGGCCAACCGCTCCTTCACGGAAGAGCGACAAGGCTCCCTGGCCGATCCCCAGCTCACACCGCGGCTGGAACGGGCGATCCGTGACCGCCGCCGTGTCTGGCTGCGTCACCGGCCCGATCCGGTTGATCAGGCCCGCAGACAGCGGGGGGATGACGGCCGTTTCCGCGCCTGGCCGCTGCAGCTGCTGTTCCACAACATCAGCTGGTATCTGGCCTTCGAGACCTTTCATTTCGGCCGCAGCGACGGTCTTGGGCTGATCCGCATCCTGCGCCTCGATCGCCTGGTGCTGCTCAACGAAGACGGCAACACCCGCCGCAGCAACGAGGCCGAGCACAACCAGGCGATGGAACGCCTGCAGCGCCTGCTGCACGTCTGTGGTGGGCTGTATTTCGGGGAATCCATCGAGGAGCAATTGGCGGTGATGCCGCAGCAGACACGACGATCCGAGCCAGGCCACCGGCCGGAAGGCGCTGATCCCTACAGCCTGCTGCGTTTCTCCTGCAACGCAGCGGTGTTCCGGCTGATCCGCGAGGAGCCGCGCCGCTTCCCGCCGGAGCACACCGCCTACTCCCGCCCCCTCGGCGGTGAAGCCGACTTGGAGCCCGGGCCGAGAGACAGCTTGGATCCCAATCCCGCCGGTGACAGCCACCCCTACCCGGTGGAGATCCGCCTGCCGCGATGGACCCTGCAGCACGACTGGGACCTGCGCACCTGGCTGTTCCGCTGGGGCGCCGGCATTCGCATCGAGCAGCCCATCGAGTTGCGGGAGATACAGCTGCAGCAGGCCCAGGCGGTGGTGGATCTCTATACCAACTAA